The Polyangium aurulentum genomic interval GTTACGAGGCGACGCTGATCGTGGAGAACGGGATGGCCGACGCCTTCCGGCCGCTCGTGGTGGTGACGGCGCCGGAGGCGGTGCAGGTGGCGCGCGTGATGTCGCGCGACGGCGCGACGGAGGCGGCGGCGCTGGCGAGGATCCGTGCGCAGATGCCGCTGGAGGAGAAGGTGAAGGCCGCCGACTACGTGATCGAGAACGCGGGCGACCTCGAGGCGACGCTCCGGCAGGCGGATGAGGTGCTGGAGAAGATCCGGGCGAAGGTGGAGGCGGGGGGGTAGGGGACGTCGAGGGATCGGCGGAGGTATGGTCGCGTCATGCGAGTGATTGGTTTTCCGCCCCGCGCCGCGCTCCTCGGCCTGGCCCTCGCGCTGGTCGGGCTTTCGGCCTGCGGAGGTAGCTCCGGGGGTGGCTCGGGTGGCTCGGGTGGCTCGGGGGGTGGGGCTGGCGGTGCTGGAGGCATCGGGGGCGCAGGCGGCGCGGGCGGCGCCGGGGGCATCGACACCTGCGACGATCCGTTCCCCGCGCTGTGCGTCTACCCGGTGGACGCGCAGGGCATGTCCATCCAGCCCACGCGCGTCGAGGTGTTTCAGGGCATGACGGGCGTCGAGACGATCGCCTGCACGCAGGGCGGCACCGAGTGCTGCTCGTACGACCTCGCGACGGGCATGTACCGCGTCGAGGTCGAGGCGAACGGGACCACGCAATCGCGCGACGTGAGCGTGACGAACTCCCACGCTTGCAGTCACGAGGTCACGAAGGAGACGTTCACGTTCTAGGGCGGTCGTGGGTTGTTCCTGAAGAACCCTTCCGCGGTTGCGTGGCCGTCGACAGGTGCGCGGGTGGGGCTTAGGATCGGGGCATGATCGAGCCCGAGCCGTACGTGGTGGATCCGGATGATCCGCGCGCGCCCTCGGAGGAGCAGTGGGCGCGGATGAGCCCGGCGGAGCGGGCGCGGGTTTTAGCGGCGCTGCCGAGCGAGGTGCCGTTCGAGGTGGCGCCGCCCGAGGGGGACTTGCACCGCGACGCCAAGGAGCGCGCGCTCGACGCGCTCGGGCAGTTCTTCCGGCGGATCGGCCGCAAGGTGTATCTCTCCTCGGAGCTCGCCACCTACTACCCGGGCACGCCGCGCATCGTGCCGGACGTGCTGGCGGTGCTCGACGTCGAGCCGCATCCGCGCTCGAAGTGGGCGGTGGCCGACGAGGGACGAGGCCTCGACTGGGTGCTGGAGGTCCACGTCGAGGGCTCGCGCCGCAAGGACCACGAGCGCAACGTGGCGCTCTACGCGGCGTGCGGGATCCCCGAGTACTTCCTCTACGACCGTAGCCGGCAAGAGCTGCGCGGCTTCCGGCTGCCATCCGCGGACGCGCGCATCTACCAGCCGATCGTGCCGCAGGGAGGGCGCTGGGCGTCGGCGGTGCTGGGGCTCGATCTATCGGTCCTGGAGGGGCGGCTGCGGTTCTTCCACGGCGGCGCGCCGCTGTCGGAAGCGGAGGAGCTGATCGGGCGACTCGAGACGATGGTGGACGAGCTGGTCGAGAAGCGCGTCGACGTGGAGAAGGCGCTGGAAGACGAGCGGCGGGCGCGTGAGGTGGCGGAGGGGGCGCTGGAGGACGAGCGGCGGGCGCGCGAGGAGGCAGAGCGGCGTCTGGCGGAGCTGGAGGCGGAGATCCGGCGGTTGCGGGGTGGGGGGTAGGTCCCTCATTTCGGTCGCAGGGCGGCCTCGTGCTAGCTTTCGCGGCCGAGGATCATGAGTCAGCTCGTCGCCGCGCCTGAACGACCGCTCGCCCGCACGCTGCGGGAGATCGTGCACAACTGCGACAAGGACGTGCCGCTCGCTAGCGGGGATCCTCGCTGGCAGGACCTGTCCGCGGGGCGCGGCGATCGGGCGACGAAGATGCTCGTGCGGGACCTGGAGGCGCGCCAGGAGGGGCAGTTCATCCACGCCGCGTTCGTCAGCCATCGCGGCGCCGGCAAGAGCACGGAGATCCGGCGGGTCGCGAGCCAGGTCGAGGCCGCGTACCACACGGTCATCATCGAGGCGACGATCGAGATGGATCCGTTGCAGATCGAGGCCGAGGATCTGCTGCTCAACATCGCGCTCGCCGTCGAGGCGGAGATGCGCCGGCTCGGGACGCCCCTGTCCAGTGATCTGCTCGGACGCGTGGAGAAGTGGTTCGCCGAGGTGGTGCGCTCGACCCAGTGGGCGCAGGGGTACAGCGCCGAGATCGCTGCGGGCGCGGAGGGCAAGATCGAGGTCCCTTTCCTCGGCAGCCTGTTCGCGCAGGCCAAGGCGCTCATGAAGCACGAGAGCGACTACCGGACCGAGGTGAAGCAGATCCTCAAGAAGTACCCGGGCTCGCTCATCCAGAGCGTCAACGACGTGCTGGACGCCGCGCAAGCGACGCTCGGCGGGCGCGCCCTGCTGGTGGTGGTCGACAACCTGGACCGCTACGAGCCCGCGAGCATGGATGAGCTTCTGGTGGCCGGCGCGGACCGGATCCGGAGCTTGCGCTGCAACCTGATCCTGACGCCGCCGATCAGCCTGCTCTTGCAGCCCAGGTCCGCGCAGCTCGACGATCGCTACGCCTGCTACGACATGTTCACGGTGCGCTTGAAGGACCGCAAGTCGGAGCGGTACGACGAGTTCGACGGGCCTGGGCGGGATCTGCTCGAGCAGGCGCTCGCCCGGCGGATCGATCTCGACCTGATGATCCCCGAGCGTGAGGTGCGTGATCGCTTGATCGCGGCGAGCGGGGGAGGGATCCGCGAGCTTCTGGACCTGGTCTCCATGGCGGCGCGCTTTGCGGACGGGCCGGCGATCGGGGAGGCGGATGTCGAGCACGCGATCGCGCGTCGCAAGCAGCGGCTGCGGGATCAGATCAACATCAACGGCTGGTGGGCGGTCCTGCGCGACATCGCGGAGACGAAGCAGATCACCGACGACCCGAAGTGCCTGGCCGTGCTCTTCCACCGCCTCGCGCTCAAGTACAACGGCGAGGGCTGGTACGACGTGCACCCGCTGGTCGCCGAGCTGAAGGAGTTTCGCCCGTGAGCTTCGAGCCGGAGGCGCTGCTCGGTCAGGAGGACGGGGCCGCGTTCCGCCGGTTCGTGGAGTGGTCGGTCGGGTCGGGGTTCGACATGGCGGTCGTGGAGATCGCGACGCCGTGGAAGCGGGACGCCTTAATGGCGTGGACGCAGGAGAAGATCCCGGGAGCGAAGGGGATCCCGCTGCACGAGGTGGGGCCTGGGAAGCGGCGGTTGTGGGATCTGCTCCGGGAGGCGTGCGCGCCGGGGAGCGAGACGACGGCGCTGATCCTTCACCACCTGGAGGAGGCGGAGGACAAGCGGCGGATCATCGCGCAGCTCAACGTGGAGCGGGACGAGCTGGTGCGTGCGTTCGCGCTGCCGTGGATCCTGCTGGTGCATCCGGTGGCGGGGCGGGAGTTGCAGCACCAGGCGCCGGACTTCAGCGATTTTGTCGGGCTGTGGCTGTGGGAGGAGGCGCCGGAGGAGCTGAAGGCGTTGCGGGCTGGGACCGGGGCGTCGAGCGTGGTGGCGGCGCCAACGCCGATCGGGGAGATGGGGGCGGGGAAGGAACTGCTCTGGCGTGCGCTGAGAGCCATCGACTTTGGGTACCTCGATGAGGCCGCGGACCTCCTGGCGCAGTTCGACCTGCGGAACCCGGGGGCGCGGGACGAGGATCCGGATCGGATGTCTCTCGAAGGGCGCATGCTTGCTGCGAGGAACCGCTACGCGGAGGCTCGGGTGGCCTACGAGGCAGCGCGGCAGGCGTACCAGGCGCGAGGTGACCGGGTGGGGCTGGCGGTGATGCTGCATCAGCTCGCGATCATTGAGGAGAGGCAGGGTCGGTACGAGGAGGCCCGAAAGCGCCTGCGCGAATCAACCGCGATTAGAGAGGAGATCGGAGATCCGGCTGGAATCGCGGTGTCACTGCATCAGCTTGCGGTCGTCGAGGAGGCTCAGGGGCGGTACGAGGAGTCCCGCAAGCTCCTGCGCGAAGCAATTGAGATCCAGGAGGAGATCGGAGAGCGGGCCGGAAAAGCTGCGTCGCTGCATCAGCTCGCGATCATCGAGGAGGAGCAGGGTCGGTACGAGGAGGCCCAGAAGCTCGTGCGCGAATCGCTCGCGATCTTCGAGGAGATCGGACATCGGGCCGGAAGAGCTGCGTCGCTGCATCAGCTCGCGATCATCGAGGAGGCTCAGGGGCGGTACGAGGAGGCCCGAGAGCACCTCCACGAAGCGATCGCGATCAAGAACGAGATCGGCCATCGAACTGGCACGGCGGCACCGCTGCATCAGCTCGCGATCATCGAGTTGAGGGAAGGCCGATACGAGGAGGCTCGAAAGCTGCTGCGCAGGTCGATCGCAACCTTCGAGGAGATGGGAGATCGAGCAGGACTTGCCGCCTCGCTAACCGTGCTCGGAATGATCGAGGTCGAGATCGGCATGCTCTCTGAGGGGCGCCGCCTCGTGCAGCAAGGCGTCGACATCCTCGCAGAGATCGGCGGGGGCGAACTCGAGCGCGCCCGCGCCATCCTCCAGGACATCGACTCCCTGTCCACCCCTCCCGCCACCTCCTCCTAGCCCTTCCCCGGCGATCGTCCCTTCGCCGCAACCCCGCATCGCCTTCGCCACCGGCGATCGTCCCTCCGCCCGCGCCTCCCGTCCCATCGCCACCGGCGAAGCTCCCTCCACCTCGTCCCGGCACCTCCTTCGCCACCGGCGAAGCTCCCCCCACCTCCTCCCGGACCCTCTTTCGCCACCGGCGAACGTCCCCCGACCTCGTCCCGCCCCCTCCTTCGCCACCGGCGAACATCCTCCCGCCTCCTCCGGCCGCACCTTCGCCACCGGCGATCCTCCTCCTCCCGCTTCCCGGACCCTCTCTCGCCACCGGCGAACGCCTACCCACCCCGTTCCCACCCCTCGATCGCCACCCGTCACGCCCGCATTAACCGCACCACTCGCCCCGACGGCGTCTTCGCCTCCTCGAACCGCACCTCCCGGCTCCGCTCCGGCCGCCGGTCGAAGATCACCAAGGTCCCCGTGTCGAGCCCCAGCCGCTCCAGATATCCGTCGATCTGCGCGAGCCCCTTGCCCAGCGGATCCGCCTCGCCCGCGCGCCACACCTTCAGCTCCAGCGCCTCGCGCTGCACGAGGCGCTCTCCGCCCGCGCCGCGGTAAGGGAAGCGCACGAGCACGTCGATGCGCCCGCGCCCCACGCCGTACTCGCGGTCGACGTATCCACCGCCATTCACCACGCGCTGCAGAAAGGCCATCAGCACGAGCTGCGGGGCGACCTCGTGGTACGTCTGGCCCGAGGTGAGCACCTCGCCGTGCTCCCCCCAGAAGGCCGCGAACTCCTCGAGCAGGCGCGGCAGGTCGAGGCGGCCGTCGGCCAGGATGAAGCTCCTCGGCTCGGCGGTCACGGCGTCCTCCGCGTACGCCGCGAGCACGCGCACGATGACCTCGCGGTAGATCGGGTTCGCGATGCGCAGGGGGCTGTCCGGCGCGAGGAGGCCGAGGGCGCGCATGTCCGCGACGCCGTCGTCGGAGTCGTCGCCGACGACGATGCCGCCCGCGATCAGCGTCTCGACCACATGCATGACGTGCGGTTCGTGCAGGCAAGCCATCCGCGCGTCGAGGTGCGTCGCGCGCGCCAGGATGAGCCGCTCCTTCGCCACATCCATGTGCTCGGCCGTGATGGGCTCGCTCTCGGGCACCTTCATCCCATCGACGATCTCGCGCCCGAGCGCGTTGACGAGCCACGGCTGCCCCGCTGTGAGCTCGAACGCGCGCGCGACGGCCTCCTCGGTGAATGGCTGCCCCGTCTCGGCCGTGTGCTGCGCGTAGAGGGCGTGCACCTCCGCGGCCGAGAAGTCGCCGATGCGCAGCGAGGCCACCTTGATGTTGAACGGGCTCGCGGTGCCGAGGCGGCCGGGATCGCCGCCGCTCGCGGCCTTGTAGTCGCGCACGTCCCGCAAGCCGCAGAGGATCACCGACCAGGGGAAAGACTCGGGCCGCGACGCGTAGGCGGAGCGGAGCTGGCGCAGCACGCTGAGCAGGCTCTTGCCCCGGAGCGCGTCGATCTCGTCGAAGATGAGCACGAGCGGCCTCGGGCAAGCTCGTGCCCAGGCCGTGAGCGCGCCGCACAGCAGAGTCCCGTCGGGCCCATCGGGGAAGGCGGGAGGCTGAAGCTCGGGAGGAAGTGCGAGCTTCGCTGCGTCACGGAGCACCGACAGCATCATCCGCTGCGCCGCCGCCAAGTCATCCCCCGCCGCTTCGCCCGATTCGCACGAGAAGAGCACGGACGCGAAACGGCCCGACGCTGTGAGCTCGGCAGCGAGCGACGCGAGCGCCGTCGTCTTGCCCGTCTGTCGGGGCGCGTGGACCACGAAGTAGCCCATCCGCTCGACCAGCTCCCGCGCCTGCGGCAACCGCTGCGCCGCCGGCAGCATGTAATGCATCCCCGATCGACACGGCCCCGCCGTGTTGAAGTGGCGCGTCGCGATGCCGAGGTCGGTCACGCGCGGACCATGGGGCAAGCTCACTCCACCCCGCAAGCGTTGTTCCCGTCCCAACCTCCCGCCCTCGTTCTCCTCCGGTACGAAAAACCCCTGACTTGATGTCCAGTGTCCGCCATGCGAGCTTGCGGTCGAGCCCATGGCTTCGTTTGCCTCCAAGCTCTCCCGCCTCCCTCCCATGCCCGGGGCCGCCGCCGTCCCCGCGCCTGCGCCTGCGCCCGCTTCCGCGGTCGTTCCCGCGGCCATCTCCGCAGACGGCGTCGCGCCCGCCTCCGGGCCCGTTCGCTTCGTCGAGCCCCTCGTCGCGCCGCCTGCGCCTCCTCCGGCGCCCGAGAACATCGCGGCGGCGCTGAATGCGCGGCCCTCGCTCGACGACCTGCGCGATCGCATCGCGCGCATCGTGGCCAAGGCTTCGCCGGAGCCGCCGCGGCCTCGGCCCAATCCGGCTTGCTCCGAGCTGCCTTTCCTCGTCGAGCTCACCGATCGCGGACCCCTCTACGTCAGCCGCGTGCTCACCGGAAATGCCGCGCGCGTCGGGCGCGCTCCGCTCGTCGCCGCGCGGGATGCGGCGCCGGAGATGCTCTCCTTGCTCGCCCTCGACCCAGGGCTCGCGGGCTGCGACGTCCGCCGCGCGCTCTACCTCGACACCGAGACCACGGGCTTGCAGGGAGGCACGGGGACGGTGGCGTTCCTCGTCGGGCTGTCGTTCTTCGATGAGGACAAGGGAGCGTTCGTCATGGAGCAGGTCCTGCTCCGGCGGCTCGGCGAGGAGGGGCCCATGCTCGACCTCGTCGCGCGCCGCATCGCGGACGCCTCCATGCTCGTCACGTTCAACGGCAAGTCGTTCGACATCCCCCTGCTCCGCACGCGCTTCGTCATGAACCGCATGCCCCCTCCGCCCGAGCGGCCCCACCTCGACCTCGTCCACGTCGCGCGGCGCATCCACGGCCACAGGCTCAAGAGCCGCACGCTCGTCTCCATCGAGAACGAGGTCCTCGGCCGCGGGCGCGTGGGCGACGTGGCGGGCGCGGACGTCGTTGCCTGTTACATGCACTATCTGCGCACGGGCGATGAGGGCGCCCTCGCGGGCGTCGCCCAGCACAACGCGGACGACGTGCTCGCGATGGTGGCGCTCGTGGGGCTCTACGGCGAGCCGCTCGGCAGCCTCGGCGGGGAGGATCTCGCGGGCGTCGCGAGGGTCCTGTGCCGCGCCGGGGAGCACGGGCGGGCGGCGGAGATCGCCGAGGCGGCGGTCGAGCGTGGGGGCGGGAGCGTGGCGCGGCGCGCGCGTGGGGACATCGCCAAGGCGCGCGGGGACAAGGCGCGGGCGCTGCTCGATTACGAGGCGATCGCCGGGGAGGTGGATGATCCTTCGGTGCGGCTCGAGCTCGCCAAGCTCTACGAGCACCACGTGCGGGCGTTCACGCGGGCGCTCGAGGTGGTCGGGAGCGGGACGGGGGAGGAGCCGGCGGCGCTCGCGAAGAGGCGGGCGCGGCTCGAGCGCAAGATCGCGCGCCGGCCGTCGTGATCCTCGCGCGCCTGGGCTTCGGGCTCGTGGCGTTGCTCGCGGGCGGGTGTGGGTATCGGCTCGCGCATGGGGCGGCGGATCCGATCGGGCCGCTGGCCGTGCAGGGTGCGGCGGTGATCGTGCCGGCGGCGGCGGCGGTGGCGGCGGTCGAGGCGGGGGCGCGCGCGGAGCTGTCGAGGAGCGGGCAGCTCGCGGGGTGCGATCCGGCGCGGTGTCCGGCGCTCGTGGTCGAGGTGCTTCGCGTGGACGAGGAGGGGGCGGCGGTGGGCGTCGGCGGGCAGGGGGCTCCGCTCGGGCGGGGGGTGACGTTCAGCGTGACGGGGCGGGCTTACGTGCGCCGGGCTCCCTCGGCGGCTCCGGAGCGGGATACGGGCGACGTGACGGTGCGTGAGGGGGTGGCGCGTCAGGACGAACCGCTTGGCATGGAGTTTTCCCGTGAGGAAGCGCTCCAACGTGCGGCCCATCGGCTCGGGGAAACCCTGGTTCGGCGAGCCCTCACCGGGTTCTAGCCGACGAACCCAGAGAGCCAGCAGCCCGAACGTGGGGTAGCGCCGCGCAGCGGCGCGTAGGGGGCACGCCAACGAGCGTGCCCCCTCGGAGCTCCCCGCAAGGGGCGCCCTTGCTACAAAAAAGTGGTAAGGTGGGGGCGATGATAACGGTTGGGTGCGCTGGGTTTCCCGTACCAGCGACGCGATACTTCCGCGAGTTCATGTTCGTGGAGGTGCAGGAGACGCATGTCTCGATTCCGGGGCCAGGGACGGTTCGTCGCTGGCGTCG includes:
- a CDS encoding AAA family ATPase — its product is MHYMLPAAQRLPQARELVERMGYFVVHAPRQTGKTTALASLAAELTASGRFASVLFSCESGEAAGDDLAAAQRMMLSVLRDAAKLALPPELQPPAFPDGPDGTLLCGALTAWARACPRPLVLIFDEIDALRGKSLLSVLRQLRSAYASRPESFPWSVILCGLRDVRDYKAASGGDPGRLGTASPFNIKVASLRIGDFSAAEVHALYAQHTAETGQPFTEEAVARAFELTAGQPWLVNALGREIVDGMKVPESEPITAEHMDVAKERLILARATHLDARMACLHEPHVMHVVETLIAGGIVVGDDSDDGVADMRALGLLAPDSPLRIANPIYREVIVRVLAAYAEDAVTAEPRSFILADGRLDLPRLLEEFAAFWGEHGEVLTSGQTYHEVAPQLVLMAFLQRVVNGGGYVDREYGVGRGRIDVLVRFPYRGAGGERLVQREALELKVWRAGEADPLGKGLAQIDGYLERLGLDTGTLVIFDRRPERSREVRFEEAKTPSGRVVRLMRA
- a CDS encoding tetratricopeptide repeat protein, with amino-acid sequence MSFEPEALLGQEDGAAFRRFVEWSVGSGFDMAVVEIATPWKRDALMAWTQEKIPGAKGIPLHEVGPGKRRLWDLLREACAPGSETTALILHHLEEAEDKRRIIAQLNVERDELVRAFALPWILLVHPVAGRELQHQAPDFSDFVGLWLWEEAPEELKALRAGTGASSVVAAPTPIGEMGAGKELLWRALRAIDFGYLDEAADLLAQFDLRNPGARDEDPDRMSLEGRMLAARNRYAEARVAYEAARQAYQARGDRVGLAVMLHQLAIIEERQGRYEEARKRLRESTAIREEIGDPAGIAVSLHQLAVVEEAQGRYEESRKLLREAIEIQEEIGERAGKAASLHQLAIIEEEQGRYEEAQKLVRESLAIFEEIGHRAGRAASLHQLAIIEEAQGRYEEAREHLHEAIAIKNEIGHRTGTAAPLHQLAIIELREGRYEEARKLLRRSIATFEEMGDRAGLAASLTVLGMIEVEIGMLSEGRRLVQQGVDILAEIGGGELERARAILQDIDSLSTPPATSS
- a CDS encoding Uma2 family endonuclease, whose product is MIEPEPYVVDPDDPRAPSEEQWARMSPAERARVLAALPSEVPFEVAPPEGDLHRDAKERALDALGQFFRRIGRKVYLSSELATYYPGTPRIVPDVLAVLDVEPHPRSKWAVADEGRGLDWVLEVHVEGSRRKDHERNVALYAACGIPEYFLYDRSRQELRGFRLPSADARIYQPIVPQGGRWASAVLGLDLSVLEGRLRFFHGGAPLSEAEELIGRLETMVDELVEKRVDVEKALEDERRAREVAEGALEDERRAREEAERRLAELEAEIRRLRGGG
- a CDS encoding ribonuclease H-like domain-containing protein — protein: MASFASKLSRLPPMPGAAAVPAPAPAPASAVVPAAISADGVAPASGPVRFVEPLVAPPAPPPAPENIAAALNARPSLDDLRDRIARIVAKASPEPPRPRPNPACSELPFLVELTDRGPLYVSRVLTGNAARVGRAPLVAARDAAPEMLSLLALDPGLAGCDVRRALYLDTETTGLQGGTGTVAFLVGLSFFDEDKGAFVMEQVLLRRLGEEGPMLDLVARRIADASMLVTFNGKSFDIPLLRTRFVMNRMPPPPERPHLDLVHVARRIHGHRLKSRTLVSIENEVLGRGRVGDVAGADVVACYMHYLRTGDEGALAGVAQHNADDVLAMVALVGLYGEPLGSLGGEDLAGVARVLCRAGEHGRAAEIAEAAVERGGGSVARRARGDIAKARGDKARALLDYEAIAGEVDDPSVRLELAKLYEHHVRAFTRALEVVGSGTGEEPAALAKRRARLERKIARRPS